A section of the Marinimicrobium koreense genome encodes:
- a CDS encoding ATP-binding protein, which produces MYLKKFIYIHWGNIPNTECEFGPINLFSGGNGSGKTTAADAIQTIMTAAHDNLFHFNPGQDEASQRGRGGKQVRTLASYVLGCDDGAYARPEGCDGYLGAVFYPTPGEASEPFTALIGMRAHLEGSGQQRVARLDELQFMLLPGVQLGLSDLLKSDTGGRYVLPLDRAYGLLRKQFGPESVEKYDKKKAYLGRLYGLIRDRQDAVSEREAMNAARAFSRFMAYKPIKGIDEFVANEVLEPRDLGEAIRSVSAMLKRIHGMEADARQLREAIERLNQGRLTAGHFVDQWLDWQLLHYGLARRRYNDCQNRYLTEKRKQQTQRESVEANRQAIELSEQRRDDLQQQLLDLNTRRLGIPGLREKDQLAQERKAEEQRLDATVPKLLEQLQKVDRNRESAKVLHDGLRRTSLSLVLPELADKTRNARLKAIAEDDSRLDAHELLNRDWIDISPLESRLDQALAQQQQHRQWWADWFESEEGNANLRDRLARECDKRQQACDQVQARTERLGREMGALEAREVSYPPYVQQALAELHKQLPEADARVLCDQVEVTDPEWQSAIEGYLGGARFGLIVDPDYEADAIRLVRSLSGVGQKARVIQGHKARRDNEKLGALPQGSVVEVMQFNHDTAEQYLKASYGSVQRVPDADTLRNTRRGVTRDCLGSGNYSLFRCDIADSDLVFGQSARERALAARRQEQEALTREWQASRDLAVEAQQLLAAVDGLRVPEHGDCLQTMLSAQRRLQSLEQQAEQLDLSAGEALEEELQALKGRVDEQAAQARALNEERANLLAELKNIDSRCQTLDRDQDQTLAVVEQCEQSLEGLDALAPGFDAEARLAEVDEDLREARYYEARLADVQGELKSALHKLQQSVLHHNQQCRPADAFALELDFSDEFGRENFARICQLRRQFDSLYNRDKNHILAQRHSELQSLRDSFNNAFVTNLCHSIYQAINDGKRVLEDLNRELEHHRFGADRERFRFDWQWVPEFKEYWQFFKAIIDNPSLGDGATLFDIELEPKHQKVRERLMTMLLDEDEQKALRDLERIADYRNYRRYEIYKEPEGKQPIALSQYGTGSGGQLETPAYIIRSAAITSAFRFGEGNSHLRMVLVDEAFSKMDEHRSREVIHYLTESLGLQLLFIMPSSKSGPFLELISNQFVFSKCATRERVGELQTRVVLDRQECDRERIQELMANHRQTIRQQAELDFLEEVE; this is translated from the coding sequence ATGTATCTGAAGAAGTTCATCTACATCCACTGGGGCAACATCCCCAATACCGAATGTGAATTCGGCCCGATCAATCTCTTCTCCGGAGGGAATGGTTCGGGTAAAACCACTGCGGCGGATGCCATTCAGACCATCATGACCGCCGCCCACGACAACCTGTTCCATTTCAACCCCGGGCAGGACGAAGCCAGCCAGCGCGGGCGCGGTGGCAAGCAGGTGCGCACGCTCGCCTCCTACGTACTCGGCTGTGACGACGGTGCCTACGCGCGGCCCGAAGGTTGTGATGGTTACCTCGGTGCGGTGTTTTACCCGACCCCGGGAGAAGCCAGTGAGCCGTTCACCGCACTGATCGGAATGCGCGCCCACCTGGAAGGCTCCGGCCAGCAACGGGTCGCGCGCCTGGACGAGCTGCAATTCATGTTATTGCCGGGCGTTCAGCTCGGGCTATCCGATTTACTGAAAAGCGATACCGGTGGCCGCTATGTGCTGCCCCTGGACCGGGCGTATGGCCTGTTGCGGAAACAGTTCGGCCCCGAGTCCGTGGAGAAGTATGACAAGAAAAAAGCCTACCTGGGTCGACTGTATGGTCTGATCCGGGACCGGCAGGATGCCGTGTCCGAAAGGGAGGCGATGAACGCCGCCAGGGCCTTCTCCCGCTTTATGGCCTACAAACCCATCAAAGGGATCGACGAGTTTGTTGCCAACGAAGTGTTGGAACCGCGCGACCTGGGTGAAGCAATCCGCTCGGTATCCGCCATGTTGAAACGTATCCACGGTATGGAAGCGGATGCCCGACAACTGCGCGAAGCGATCGAGCGACTCAATCAAGGCCGGCTTACGGCCGGTCACTTTGTCGATCAATGGCTCGATTGGCAATTGCTGCACTACGGCCTGGCCCGGCGCCGCTACAACGACTGCCAGAACCGCTACCTGACCGAAAAGCGTAAGCAGCAGACCCAGCGCGAGTCGGTGGAAGCGAACCGGCAGGCCATCGAATTGAGCGAGCAGCGCCGGGATGACCTGCAGCAACAGTTGCTGGATCTCAACACCCGACGCCTGGGCATTCCCGGGTTGCGGGAAAAAGACCAGCTCGCCCAGGAGCGCAAGGCGGAGGAGCAGCGGCTGGACGCGACGGTGCCGAAGCTGTTGGAACAACTGCAGAAAGTCGATCGCAATCGCGAGAGTGCCAAAGTCTTGCACGACGGCTTGCGACGCACATCCCTGTCGCTGGTGTTGCCGGAGTTGGCCGATAAAACCCGCAACGCCCGCCTCAAAGCCATTGCCGAAGACGATTCCCGGCTGGATGCCCATGAGCTGCTCAACCGGGACTGGATTGACATCAGCCCACTGGAATCGCGCCTTGATCAGGCCCTGGCGCAACAACAGCAGCACCGGCAGTGGTGGGCAGACTGGTTTGAGAGTGAAGAGGGTAATGCCAACCTGCGGGATCGCCTGGCGCGCGAGTGCGACAAGCGCCAGCAGGCCTGCGATCAGGTACAGGCACGAACCGAGCGTTTGGGGCGGGAAATGGGCGCATTGGAAGCCCGGGAAGTGAGCTATCCGCCCTACGTGCAACAGGCGTTGGCGGAACTTCACAAGCAGCTTCCCGAAGCCGATGCCCGGGTGCTGTGCGATCAGGTGGAGGTGACCGACCCGGAGTGGCAGTCCGCCATCGAAGGCTATCTGGGGGGCGCCCGTTTTGGTTTGATTGTGGACCCGGATTATGAGGCCGATGCCATTCGATTGGTTCGCTCCCTGAGTGGCGTCGGTCAGAAGGCCCGGGTGATTCAAGGCCACAAGGCCCGGCGGGATAATGAAAAGCTGGGTGCCTTGCCTCAGGGCAGCGTGGTGGAAGTGATGCAGTTCAACCACGACACCGCCGAGCAATACCTGAAGGCGAGCTACGGCTCAGTGCAGCGGGTACCGGATGCGGATACGCTGCGCAATACCCGTCGCGGGGTCACACGGGACTGCCTGGGCTCGGGAAATTATTCCTTGTTCCGCTGCGATATTGCCGACAGCGATCTGGTGTTCGGCCAGAGCGCCCGAGAGCGCGCCCTGGCGGCCCGCCGACAGGAGCAGGAAGCGTTGACCCGTGAATGGCAGGCAAGCCGGGATCTTGCCGTCGAGGCGCAACAACTGCTGGCCGCCGTGGACGGACTGCGTGTCCCCGAGCATGGCGACTGCCTGCAGACCATGCTCAGCGCCCAGCGGCGCCTGCAGTCGTTGGAGCAGCAGGCCGAGCAGCTCGACCTGAGCGCCGGTGAGGCTCTGGAAGAGGAGCTCCAGGCGTTGAAGGGGCGGGTGGATGAGCAGGCGGCTCAGGCACGGGCATTGAACGAAGAGCGAGCCAACCTGCTGGCGGAATTGAAGAATATCGACAGTCGCTGCCAGACTCTGGATCGGGATCAGGACCAGACTCTGGCCGTGGTGGAGCAGTGCGAACAGAGCCTGGAAGGCCTGGATGCGCTCGCGCCGGGGTTCGATGCCGAGGCGCGGCTGGCTGAGGTCGACGAGGATCTGCGCGAGGCCCGCTATTATGAGGCCCGTCTCGCGGACGTGCAGGGCGAGTTGAAAAGTGCCCTGCACAAACTGCAGCAGAGCGTGCTGCATCACAATCAGCAGTGCCGCCCGGCGGACGCCTTCGCGCTGGAACTGGACTTCAGCGACGAGTTCGGACGGGAGAATTTTGCCCGCATCTGCCAGTTACGCCGCCAGTTCGACAGCCTGTACAACCGGGACAAGAACCACATCCTGGCCCAGCGCCACAGCGAACTGCAATCCCTGCGGGACAGCTTCAACAATGCGTTTGTCACCAACCTCTGTCACTCGATCTACCAAGCCATCAATGATGGCAAGCGGGTACTGGAGGACCTTAACCGGGAGCTGGAGCACCACCGTTTCGGTGCGGACCGGGAGCGGTTCCGGTTTGATTGGCAGTGGGTGCCGGAATTCAAAGAGTACTGGCAGTTTTTCAAGGCGATTATCGATAATCCCAGTCTCGGCGACGGTGCCACCCTGTTTGATATCGAGCTTGAACCCAAGCATCAGAAAGTGCGCGAGCGGCTGATGACCATGCTGCTGGATGAGGACGAGCAGAAGGCGCTAAGGGATCTGGAGCGCATCGCGGATTACCGGAATTACCGCCGCTACGAAATCTACAAGGAGCCGGAGGGCAAGCAGCCCATTGCTCTAAGCCAGTACGGGACCGGTTCTGGTGGCCAATTGGAGACGCCCGCGTATATCATCCGCAGTGCGGCCATTACCTCGGCGTTCCGCTTTGGCGAGGGTAACAGCCATTTGAGGATGGTGTTGGTGGATGAGGCCTTCTCC